In the Hirundo rustica isolate bHirRus1 chromosome 2, bHirRus1.pri.v3, whole genome shotgun sequence genome, TAGTTTTTGGGTGTACCTTCtaagttgtttaaaataaagCCGGAATGAATGTCAGAGAAGAATTTAGCACAGTTATAAGCATCTCACCTGTCACTGGTCATGTCTCTAACTTGACCATGCATAGGAAATGCAGCATCCATTTACAAGTTGCAGAGTGGTGATGCAGTTGCCAGATATTAGTTTGACATGTTAAGCTTTGGAATACTTTTTGAATGAAATAGAAAGTACCttgttaataataaaaaaaaccaaaaacaaaacaaaagcaaataaaagcaaacaaacaaaaaaacacaaacaaaaaaccccccacaaccGCCCCACcgaaaaaaacaacaaccaagcAACAGATTTACCAGTTCTTGTACCTGTTACTAATGTTTTGGTGAAGTTGTTCTGCCAGGGTCAGATAGTAAGAACTGTCGGGTGGAAACTTCACTGTCAGAAAGAAGGGGTAAAAAGCTTGGGTGTGTTAATTTGTGACAAGGTGGGAAAGTCAAGCTAAGGTGGCCTTGAAGAAGGTAAATCCCAGGGTATTCATAAGTGGAATTCTGGGTGAAATGTCAAGGTGTGCATTCTGTTGTTCAGGTGCTTGTAAGGCATTGAGattaaaaatgtggttttatgTCCAGTTGTGAAATACTAACTTGGCTTCTTGTAGACTGGGGAAAAAGCTCTCTGATTCCTAATAGACTTTAGACAGGAGGCTAAAAATGTTTAGCTCTTTCAGCCTGGAAATCTGAGAGAGGACAGTGTGCTTCCTTGTGCAGTGGGTTTGACATTACTTATTTGAATGGGATCAACAGGGATTTGGCAGTTGCAGAAGATGAGGTGAGGCTTAAGCATGTGCATTCGAAAGTTAAGCTGTGTGCGGTCTGAAAGACAAACCAACGTATCCTAAAATTTTGAATCTCATCTCTGCTCTTGGTAGAATAGCTGTGAGGAAAGTATCCTGATACAAGGCAAGtaaaacagtagaaaaaaaaccccaagcagctaaaaattaacaaaaaaaccttgCTACTGTTACAGTTtgggtgtttttccttttcttgcattTTAGTTAACAATGGAAGTTGATGGCAAGGTAGAAAGCATCATGAAGAGAACAGCTCTGGTAGCAAACACTTCCAACATGCCTGTGGCTGCCAGAGAAGCCTCCATCTATACTGGTAAGATTTACAAGAGGATAGAGAAAGTTGTATGTATAAAGGAAGGTATCATGCTCTAGTATTTTTGGTTCCTGAGATGGCCATATCAAAAAGCCTGTCTAGTTTCAGAAGTAAACCCTTTCAGACTTTGCCTGCACCAAGTCTTAGGATCTTAATTGAATTTGACTTGCATGCATATAATTACCATTTCTGAAGACTGAGTAAATTTTGTTTGTAAGGTgagcactctgtgccagggcttgtGTAGGTTTTCTGCATGTGTTAATTCTGTAAGCTTTAGGTTTTGACTAGCTTTTTACTGACAAGTACAGCCACTTAATGGACAGAAATAGTATTCTCTGAGCTGGCAGACTAATCTTTCCTTTGCAGCctcttaaaagctttttaaaagttcttttttatGAACAGTTGTCAGATAATTCAGATAAAACACTCTTTTCTCACTCTTGTATTCTGGTGTTTTGAAAGGGAAGGAGACTTTTTACAGTAAGAAGAGTCTTTGTTCATGGTTTCAGTGAGGGAAAGAGTAGCATCAGTGACATTGCAGTGTCTCTTCAAGGAAATACACGTGAATGTCAGATGAATCTGAGTGGCTCATAAACAAAAAATGAGGagaatgagaagaaataaacagcaacagcaaaaaaacccaccaaaacagtGAGGACATAAGCAGGAAGAAACTAACTTCCATCATCCATTTCTATCAAAATTTAAACTCAAATAATCTGGTTTATTTGCATCTTTCTGGCAACATATAAGCACAGAATTCCTTTCTGAACTGTATCCTGCAGCACGCTGTTGTCTTTGTTGCAGGAATCACCCTGTCTGAGTATTTCCGGGACATGGGCTACCATGTCAGCATGATGGCAGACTCTACTTCCCGATGGGCTGAGGCTCTCAGGGAAATCTCAGGGCGACTGGCTGAAATGCCAGCTGGTGAGTAATCCTTCCTCAGTCCAGTCTGGTAAATGCAGCCCTTCAAACTGTGAGCCTTTGACAGAATCTCTGTGTGCTGGTGTTTGCAGACAGCGGTTATCCAGCCTACCTCGGTGCCCGTCTGGCCTCTTTCTATGAGCGAGCCGGGAGAGTGAAGTGTCTGGGAAATCCCGAGAGGGAAGGCAGCGTCAGCATTGTTGGAGCGTGAgtgttgctttgctttgcctctgcactggctgcagctcctcctcgcTGTTTTTGTATGACACGGtaccttttctttccagacaaAAAGGTCTTgttgctctgtgcagctgcagcacttaAAAATAGGGGAATGAGTAGGTAGATGCTTAGTCTCTGTTCACCCAGAACTGCTGCTAAATTGCGTGTGGGGGCAGAAGGAATGAGTGTGGACAGGTAGCTCTGTGGAATCAGACACAGCAATCGGATCAAGTGGCTCAGGGAAAAATGTCGTTAGAGCACTCTGAAAAGTATGTCAAGCCAtgctcagagcaggagagaagggGCAGTTAGAGCAGCAGGGTGTGCACTTGGGGGCACAATGGATCATGACTCTTATGCTCAAACAGAGTAGAATTCCATGGAGCAGTATATCTCAAGTTGTGATGTGCTGTGAAAAGCATGTTGTCCGCAGGCATTCTCCTAGGTGATACTGGTTTGTGTATCATACCCTGGGCAAAGTGGATTCCCTGTGTTTTCAGGAGGGCCTCTGGCATCTGCAAGATCACCCAGAGCTGATATTTTGCTCTTCTTAGGTCTGCTGTTCACAACATGCTCATATAAGGGCCTTCTGCTTTTGAGATTGgaagactattttttttaatctctgggAAGGCGTGTATTGGAGTGTCAAGCACAAATGAAGTAGTTACTGTATAGGTGaatatcaaaaataatttcaaattggGATATTGTTTCCTGTAAAATCACTGCACATGATGTTCTATCAGCACTCTTGCTGAATCTGTTCCAGTTGAGACAGGTTTGATGATCCAAGCTGGAGTTAATACCTGGAGCTAACGTGACTGAAATTACACCTCAATACTGTCAATCAGTCACTGAGGTAACTATTTTATGGCATGCTTGATATTACCCCTGTGTGGGTAATCAAGCACATACTGCAAACATATTGCAGTCTGTTATTTACTTGAAATCATGTTGACTTTCTGGTTtctctgcacagagctgtgcagtcaGTCACATGTTCAGTACTTCAGTTTGAACTGTGAAAGCAACTCTGATAACCTTTCCCTATCTCTTCCTGCTCAGTGTCTCTCCCCCAGGTGGTGACTTCTCGGATCCTGTCACATCTGCTACCCTGGGCATTGTTCAGGTATGTCCCACAGTGTTGCAGCTCTTCTGTCCACTTTGTTAGACTCCAGATGGTTGTACTTCAGCACATTTGTGCCAGTGACTGAGATGGGAGAGCTTTGACAAAGACAGCGTTGTAGGTGTTTTGGAAAATGTTCTAGCACTGTAAAAGGCGACCTTGTGAGATGGTCTCAAACTGATGTGTTTGAGATCCCTTTGGAAGAGGGAGTGACGGCAGCAATTccttccagcactgcctgctcagGGATATCTCTGTGCTTTCTACATGCTGCCCGTTGAGCTGCATTGGAAATGTATCTATTCCAGCTGATATGGAAAGCAGACCACTCTTGAAACAGGTGCATTGAACCCACACTGAAACCACAAAAAATCCTCAGAGAAGCTGATTGGGAGTGTCTTGCAACCGTTTGCAGTTTTGGGAGAAGCAGTTACATCTATCCAGTCTCTGCTTTACTTAGACTCCATTATTGACTTTACTATGGCTGACTGCTCCCTCATGAGCAGCCTCAAGCTGAATAGATCTGAACTCAGCTTAAAAGTTGCATCATTTTTTGAGAAGTGTTATTTGAATGTCACTGCTATAGTTACCGAGCTCACAGGCTTCCATTTGTGAAGCCTTTGCCATGCTGCATTAACTCCAACTTGCTCGACTTgctctctgtatttttttttttaatagccttCAATTATTTGAGTTCACTTTTGATTTGGTGAGCCGATTGACCTTTCTGGCTTCTGGCAGGTTTTCTGGGGCCTGGATAAGAAGCTGGCACAGCGCAAGCACTTCCCATCTGTGAACTGGCTGATCAGCTACAGCAAATATACGCGAGCCCTGGACGAGTACTACGACAAGCATTTCACAGAATTTGTCCCTCTCAGGACAAAGGCCAAAGAGATCCTACAGGAGGAAGAGGACCTTGCAGAGATTGTGCAGCTCGTGGGGAAGGTGAGTGACCAGATGTGGTCTCATTGAGCCATCCTCCATTTCCTTATGGTTAGTGCAGGCTTTTGGCCATGTTGTAGAGCAGACCCGATGGATACTGCATTGCACAGAAAGATCACTGGGAGATATCAGACTCTCTCACCTCAAACTGTTTTATTCCAGCTTTCCTCCGTGTTTGACTTCTAATGACAAATGCTTTTTCAGATTTGCTAAACATTGGCTTGGTGCTGCTTTTCTCATGTAAATGAGATTGTGGGATATCTACTGTTTGCTCTGAAGTTCACTTCCTTCGTTGTTCTAGTATTGCTGAAATGCCCTTTGCTGCAACCTAAAGTACTATTTCATTGGAAGCAGTCTTTGTAGATAAATTAAGCAAACCCATCTTTACTGTTGAAGTCATCTGAAGGGTTACAGTTTATTAGAAACCACGTTGtcagctgcaggacagaggtgTTGGCATTTACAAGTTGGCCTGTAGAAACAAAGTGAAGTatgcttttcagaaaacttGTGATGGTCggttttttctttggaaacCTGTGACATATGGCTCCATTTTGCAGGCAttgtttaatttccttttttcacttcaatgttttgaagagaaagctaaacttGGACAGGAAAATTTCCATTGAAAGCTCTCAGAAAGGACCCAGTGAAAACTCTTGTGTTTCAGCTTAACACTGTAAATATGCTAATTGGCAGGTTCCTGGCACATACTTGACAGTGGTTTAATTCCTTGATGTTCAGATGAGCTGTTATGATTTATAGAGCTGCAGTAGTGTGTAGTAACATGTATTAAATACGGTTACTTGAAGGAAGTTTGCTCACGGTGCTCTGTCTCTTCACTGATGTTCTAGTCCAACCAAGATGAGACCTTTCATCCATCTTTCCCAGTAGAGCTGTCTTCTCTTGATGTGtctttgaagaaaaggaaatggggTCACAGGACTTTCTGCAGTTCTCTATTTGCAAAACCATCTTCTAAAAGACTGGTTTGCAAAGCAGGGTAGGATTGGCTCCTTGGTGTGGAAGGGATATTGATGGGCCAGTACTTGTGGCTACGCATTGTGCTCATGACAGAAGTACTGGaactggtgatttttttttctcagagatgTTAACCTTGACAGTTCCTTTCTGTCTGGGCTTGGGTAACAACTGCAAAAGCCTTTAGAAAGGGAGAATTGTGGAAGTACGGTCAGTgtatgtttttggtttttttttaagctctgaaTTCTGTTAGTCTCCTCATGAAAGAAGGTCCAAGCTTCCTGTGTAGAAAGCAAGTTGGGCTACTTAAAGCTCGATCTGGCCCCTTTGGCAAAAGGATGCTGAGGGTGGTGAAGGGCAACCCGTGGTGCCAAAAGCAGCAACAGGGTCGTGGCTGTCCTGTGGGGTATGACAGGCATTGTCATccactccttttcttttcctgaatgCCAGGTGGGAAAAGGACATTGGTAACAGTGCAGACTAGTACCAAATCCTTTAGCTTGCTTCTTGATCTAGCATGCTGAGATCTAGTCTTTCTTCCGTAAGGATTGAGGAAGgtaaaactgaatttctttttatgtaGGAAGGTGACATTTCAATGTATCTCATAGCAAAGCCATGTGCATTTTCAGTGTCTGGTGGCTTTTCCGTGGTCTTAAACAGTGGGAAGGAAGCTCCCCTTATCATCAAGAAGACCTAAAGCAGACTTACTGTTTGGCCCATCTTAATCTGGCAATCAATTAAATTGGCTGTTCTACAGCAGGGAGTGAGAAATACCCAAAAGCAGAGTTCTGCTTGATGCTGTCTTAGGAGGGTAGGAAGAAGACAGGTACTGAAAGACAGCTGTTCTTGGGCAGGACATATTGTATCTTCATGGACTCGAGTACTAAACTGTTTGCCTTACTTTTCTAGGCTTCCTTGGCAGAAACAGATAAAATTACCTTGGAGGTTGCCAAGCTGATAAAAGATGACTTCTTGCAGCAGAATGGTTACACACCTTATGACAGGTGAGATCTGACTGGCCACTCTGCCCTCTTAGTCCTGTGCAGTCTGGATTGATACAGTTCTTTTACATGGAAGCTGACCAGTGCAGAAATCAATGCTACTGTTCTGAAAAAGTGGAAGAACTGTGCTTAGGTAGCCCATTCAACATTGGGCTACCTAATCCAATGCATTCACATTGTCTTACCCAAGGCATACGGACCCTTTCTAAAAGCAGAACCCCTGGGGGGGGTTGCCAGGTTCTACTCTATTTTTCTGTTAGCCAATGTTTCTGCAGTAGTGTGTCTGAGGAGGAGGACAGGACTGCTTTATTTCCACAGACAAACATCCAAAATCTTCCTGTTTGTTCCATCAATACACAGGGGACTGCAAGAATCTGCTTTCAGTTACTATTTCATAATTCTTGAGTAAGTTTGATCCGTCAAAAAACGCTTACTCTCTCCCTAGTgaactctgcttttcttctttccatgcTATCCTTGTGTTTTGACAGCCCTGACAAGGGGCCTTTTTGTACTTCATCTCACTCCCCAGCCCAGGTAGATCAGGAAACCTCGAGTACTTCATCACTAAAAATATAGGCATCCATCATTTTGTAACAGTGTGCCTTTGATCAGGTTACTAGGGCAGGTATGTGTGTATGCTATAGGAAGCCCAGGAAGTAGCACATAAATAATAACGAGGTACCTTTTATGGCATTCACCTACCCATTAAAAATGGAACTGTATGAAGTGCTGCTGTCATAGAGTAACTCCCTTTCCTGTGAGTAAAGAAACTTGCAGAGCTGTCATCCCAGGCTGTTAGGAGGAAGCCTGTTCCCTTGATGGACAAAACAGGAAAGAGGGATTCTGTTGGCTGCTCATTGTTTTCCTTTACTTGTTAGCATTGGCACAGATTGAAATGTGAGACTCGTAGAGCAGCAGTTCCTGCTTGCTCCTGTTTTGCCTGAATGTTTGGGTATTGCTTCAGGAACCTCAACTTCAATCAGCTTTGGGATGATTGTCTTGGTCTGCAATCTCACTGTTTAAAAGTGCAGGACCTGTTAGAGGCAGTCCCTTTCCTTTGGCAGTATACATTAAAAATCCCTGGAGTAAATCAGGCTGGCACTCTTTTCTGTCAGGGGAGAATGCTGTTAACTGTTCCAAGATGCCTGACAGGTCATCTTCTATTCCATCAGGTTCTGCCCTTTCTATAAAACAGTGGGGATGCTTTCCAACATGATTGCATTTTATGACATGGCACGCCGTGCTGTTGAAACCACAGCTCAGAGTGACAATAAGATCACGTGGTCCATCATCCGAGAGAACATGAGTGAAATCCTCTACAGACTTACCTCCATGAAGTTCAAGGTATGTTTGTAAGGAGTGGGTTGTCCTGCTTCCGGGGAGCTCCCAGGGTCTCCGAAAGACTGACTCAGTGGTGTTGACCAAAGACCTTCGGTAAAGGTCTGTGAACAGAGACTCTTTGCCATCATTTTGAAGACAGTAAAGAATTGGTTTGTGAGCACAGGGAATGGTCAGTGCAGAAATCTAGTCAGGTGATGCTGACTGCACAGCCATGGCAACCCCACCTTCAGCAGTCTCTTTTGTGTTACACAGTCATGGTAACAATACAAGCAccttttcctgtttgctttggGGCTTTTGTGGtaaaattctgtaaaaatattATAACGTGTTCTAAGgagactattatcagatagaAGCAGCCTGAAGTCAAACATGGGACACATCATATATTATTAAAGGAGCATTTCTTTCCTTAACTTCTATTTAAAATAGCTCAGTTAACATTTCTATTGTTCAGTATTTCCTGGATTTTAACTTTGGGCTGTTTATACCTGTCTCTAATATAAAATAGTCTGCTGGaagtggggagaggaagggaggagtAACTTCAGTGTAGGCTTAAGACAAAACAAGTGGATTGGAGCACCTGCTCTGGGTACCTTCAGTAGCTGTTGTTGTAGGATACAGCTTTACCAAAATTCATCCAGAGCATGCTGGTTTAGCAGTTACTGGTGGGATAGTAGTAACCTGTGATTCTGACTGATACACTCTGTGGAATATAATGCTTACTCTGTTAAAACTCATGCAAGTCAGTACTGCAAATCTTTGGAGAACAAGTAGCATTGGATTAAATACGTTTAGAATTAAATGTTCTGCCATGCAAATGTattctgtccctgcagggacaTTCTCTTAGAGGAGAATGGTGAAAACATTGAACAGATTTCACAGCCTGACAGTTAATGCTTCTTGCAGAGAAAACCTTGCAGCCTCAGAGCAAAGCTGATAGTTGCATTTTTTGCCTTTGTCTTTCATGAAAAGTTCTGAGAAAATGAAGCTATACCAAGatatttttgagatttttatgATTACGCAATGCATTTCAATTTGAACCAAACAACCTCTAAGTAATGGCAGAGTATCTCTTCCATTACTTAGTGGAGATGCACTGCATTTGGTGTTGGGATAGCAGCTGGTATTAATCACTGCAGCTCTTAAATCACACAGCATTAACCAAGGCCCTCAGTGTTTTTGATTGCTTTCCAAATCAGTTGCTTTTCAGTGCAGTAACCActgctcaagaaaaaaaaaaaaaatctctttccagTACTCATCCTGCCTGCTCACTAATGTGGGAGGAGAATGAGATTTAAACCCTGTGGCTGTTGGTGAGATAGACAGGATCCACAGACAGAGGTACAGTACCTGCTCTGCAGTTGGCAAGTGTCAATCCCGAGGTCGAGGTTACAGCAATGGCAAACCAGGGCTGACTTAGGTACCATGAGCTTTTCCTGATGGGTCTGTTTACCTGCTGTGTTCTTTCAGGACCCTGTCAAAGACGGTGAAGCAAAAATCAAGGCGGACTATGCTCAGCTGTTTGAGGATATGCAGAATGCATTTCGCAGTCTGGAAGACTAGACTCGACCTTTGTGACCACTCCAGTTTGTCCTCTCAGTTCCTCATCtcagctcctctgcttccctACCTTACAAGAATGATGCAACAGTACTTGAGTTGATAAATAACCGTATGTTTCCCCTGTTCATACTCAGAGAGTGTCTTTACAAAAAACATTCCTCTTAGTTTGTATTTGGCATTGCTTTGTGCGTCTGAAGCGATGAGTGATGTGTGAATGGGCCTGGCTGAGTGAGGAAATGCTGTTGTACACTTCTAGGGTGGGaaacattttacttttcctctcccagctctcctggtaACCAGTCTTTCACCTCGGGGTGTAACCAGTTGAGCTGCAGTGGCAGAGGAGGTGTGGGTCTTCAGGCGGTACATTGCGAGCTGGCAGTGGGAAGGGCATTTACACCTGGCACTTTGCTAAGTGACTATCAGACGTAGAACTCCCCGTTCTCAAACAGAATTCTTGACCATATTCTGATGACGTGTTGATACAACCAAAAATTCTTCACTACTCTGTCATTGCTGAGTCTCTCAGCTGAGTCTTTTGGTATTGAAATGTGGTAGTTCCGGTCCTCTCCGAGAAGGGACTAACTAGAAGATGAGCATATACAAGCGACTGGTATAATTTTGTACACTGGAGAAACACAGTTTTATCTTCCTACTTAATACAGATAGGACTGTTGGACTCAGCATCAGCTAAAATCAAAGCCATAGGTGCTCAGCTTCCAGCAGAATTTTACCTTCCTGGCTCCCATTCATCCCGTAAAACTTCCTGACACTCAGCTGCTTTACTTTGTGAAGCTTGTGACTGCTGCCGTGTACTGCAGGGCACAGTTGGCAAGGTACAGTGACGCCACATGTGCTGACCACGGCGTGGTCCTTCCTTGGTGGTGCTCTGCCAGTGCAGTTGCCCCCAGTGCAATGCCCAGGTTTtgccaaggaaaggaaagcacatGCTTAGCCTTCTTCCTCCACCTGTGCTCACATGGCCTGTTGGGTGGTGGCACAGAAGGTCCCCAGCTCTTGTGTAAGAGGAATGTATGATGCTCGGCTGGGGGCGGGGGATGAATGGGGGAAGGTTGATGAGTACAAAGCGTATTTACTCCTGCCTTGTTGATTACGATGCAAGGGAAACCAGTGGTGATGttctgccctgtgctctggaagCACTCTGTCAAGCAGCTGAAACTGCTGTCTCATAGGATTTTTTATTGGTAAAACTAGACTGAGATGAGGAATAAGCAGAGGGCAGCTTTCTGTCAAACTCCCCGAGAGCAGCACTCATCCCATTGCTCCAGAgtgcaagagagagagagagatgctgGCATCCTCTCCAGTCTCTCCCTCTTGATGGTGACAGGTGGcatcctgtgcccagctggCTTCCAGCTACCATTTCCTGCTTTGTTAGTCCTGAGACAGCACCTCTTGTTGGTGACACTGTGCCTATGTGAGCGTTAATTCTGCACTGAAGTATTTCCACCGGTACCAGCTTTGAACAGTAGTGATGCAAAGGGATCTTGTGCTACGGACCAAATGCTGCCACTTCCATAATGGTATCAACCCACTGTTTGTCAGGGGAGAGCCCAGCTGAAACTTAAGAGGGATTGACTATTTTTGATTCTCCCGAAAAGAaactgctcctccagctgatATTCTGGTAGTGAACGCTTAAGTTTACAGCTCACTAAACTTTTGGTGTATGCTGCTTATTTTATCAACGAGCATGTGTGAATGAGTAGTCACCATCCAAGCCCTTGCTGGGCTCATCGTTTGTACCCTTCACCACTGTACAATGTAGCATTTCATGCTAGAAACCAGATGTTCTTATCTCTTTAAATAGAGGATGTTATAAACTTTACAGAAGATGTCTAAGATAATGCAGTTCTAATATTTATTGTGCTGTACCTGGCCCTGAAGTGTGACCAGTTCAAagtttcatatatatttttgtcctttttgttttgtgtctgttttcAGTGTTGAGATTCTGATGTTCACTGTGTCCTGCAGGTCTTCCTTCCATAGCTGTGGGAGGAATTACAACATGGGCAGAACCCCATCACCTACTTTATCTTGTATATTTCATAATGTATGTTGCTGGaaattgtgtaaaaaaaaataaattaaaaaaattgttcaagtcaatgaaaataaaattgatttaaaTTAGGTTTTATCTGTCCTATTTTCTTATGTCAAACCAAACTTATGCCACAGTGGTGTACACAGCAGCCACTCACAAAATGTCacagtttgctttaaaaaaaaaaatacttaatcaCTTTAGGGATTTCTTTAAAACTGTAAGAGGTAATTTGGCATGGACTGTTTACTTCAGTTCTCCCATTCTCTTACAGCTTGCACAACCTCCTCACACATTACATGAAAGAGTTACAAAGTAGTAAGTACTCAGGGCAGGTATTTTTAGGATTCCTTTTAGTACAATAGAAGTGTAACTGTAAGTTTGCCTTTTGCTGCCACGCATGCAAAACAACCGTAATTGTACCATTTTAGGGCACTTGGCACTTTGGCTTAGAagctgagcagcactgctggccaCAGCACCTCCTTTTGAATAAGGAGTTGAGACCTTCTGTAAACAGCAACACATAAATGAAGAGTACACTAAAAACATCACATTTGGCCCATTTTGTAGATTTGACCACTTCGTAACACCTCTTTGAAGAAAGTGTTCTGATATTTCATAGAATATATTAAGAGATACAGCAAGCTGCAGGTGTTCAAGTAATTCTGCCGCCTCACAAAGGGGTGGAAGTCATAAGCTCATTTCCTAGCAACCGTGATCTAGTAGTTCTTGGCAGATGTTAAGAAATCCATCAAGTGCCGTGATGAGTTCAGGTTTTGGCAGTTTGGAAGTTAACAACTGGCAGTGTCCTCACTTCATCCACTCGACTTTTGTGGATCTGGAAGGCCGGCGTCACCCAGCGGCCACAGGAGCACTGGTCCCCCCTCCAGCTGAAGGAGCCCAGCTTCGATGTGCATTTGGGACACAGAAGCTGCAAGAAAACCCCAGGATTCAGTCTAAGACATGTTCATGTGGATCTAGTTAAAAACAGGCCAAAAAGCTAAACTGGAAGAGTTTTAGAGCCCTGGGGTGTAGCAAGCAGCTGTGCTAGCAGAAGGGAGGGTgtgaaaatgcagctgctgggacctgGTGGGATTCCAAGACATTTTACCAGGGCCCAAAAGAATCGGTCAGCCTGAGACAACAGGCTTCTGAAGTCCCACAAATCTTTCTCATAATAGAAACAAACAGCAGATAATCCCTGTCCAACATCCTGGCTGGCGTTGTCAGCTCAAGCAGAGCACCAGCTCGTTTCCTTGTGAAA is a window encoding:
- the ATP6V1A gene encoding V-type proton ATPase catalytic subunit A, with protein sequence MDFSKLPKIRDEDREAFVGYVYGVSGPVVTACNMAGAAMYELVRVGHSELVGEIIRLEGDLATVQVYEETSGVSVGDPVLRTGKPLSVELGPGIMGAIFDGIQRPLSDISTLTKSIYIPRGVNVSALSRDIKWDFTPSKNLRVGSHITGGDIYGVVNENSLIKHKIMLPPRNRGTVTYIAPPGNYDTSDVVLELEFEGVKEKFTMVQVWPVRQVRPVTEKLPANHPLLTGQRVLDALFPCVQGGTTAIPGAFGCGKTVISQSLSKYSNSDVIIYVGCGERGNEMSEVLRDFPELTMEVDGKVESIMKRTALVANTSNMPVAAREASIYTGITLSEYFRDMGYHVSMMADSTSRWAEALREISGRLAEMPADSGYPAYLGARLASFYERAGRVKCLGNPEREGSVSIVGAVSPPGGDFSDPVTSATLGIVQVFWGLDKKLAQRKHFPSVNWLISYSKYTRALDEYYDKHFTEFVPLRTKAKEILQEEEDLAEIVQLVGKASLAETDKITLEVAKLIKDDFLQQNGYTPYDRFCPFYKTVGMLSNMIAFYDMARRAVETTAQSDNKITWSIIRENMSEILYRLTSMKFKDPVKDGEAKIKADYAQLFEDMQNAFRSLED